The Jaculus jaculus isolate mJacJac1 chromosome 14, mJacJac1.mat.Y.cur, whole genome shotgun sequence nucleotide sequence agtagggaatacctgcaaccccattgaggatcattcccagtagaatgggggcaaggaCGAGGGAAACAAGTGTACTAACatgtgatatatccatacaaaatatgttgttaataatgataataataatgaaaaaagaaaaaagtattttattgccatttttaaaattaaaaatttcacttGAGGTACTATTAATCACTTCAATTTTCAATTATTAGATATTATGATTCAGAAGCTGTTTAGATATAGATCATTTGCATTCTTTAGATGtacatttaaattaaaagaatcaaCCAATTTTTATAAACTCTAGCTGAATATAAGTATCTGAACAGAAATTCTTGAAATAAAAggctaattattaaaaaatatacaacaaCCACCTTTCTTTATTGCCTAATAAATTGTTCAAATATGAACTGACCAAAACAGCcatttatgtgtttgtgattaagtgcCACACTTCATAGCCAGGTGATGGAGCCTTTGGAGTTagtcttcctggaggaagtgtgtcactgtgagtgagccttgggattttatagcccAGTCCAGTTTGCCAATGCTAGATAGCATTTTTATTCTACTTCCTTCCTGTTTATGTGACAAGGTATGATGTAGTttgtctgttcatgccatgcctCCTCTTCCATGATTGAAGCTTCACCTCAAAACTCTAAACTGGAAATTAAACTTCACTTTCTAAAACAAGTCAAAGACAGTAATGTACATAGTTTAACATTTTTGTGTCTCATAAGTAATCTCAGGGCTACCTTGGATGTTCTAAGACATTCGTTTTCAGTGCTCATAACTTAGTGGAGAGCTGTGGACATGCAAAAATGAAGACATAGTTGCTACTGAACATTCCATGGTGTTCAGCACATCTGCACAAAACTGAATTTTCTGCAACATCTGGCAATCATATCATGATAAGATGCAGTCAAACAGTGATTCCACAGCACTGGAGTCTGAAATCTCAATCCAATGTGTGTCTCCTATAGCATCTCTGCAGGTAGAGGTCTGATATGGAGTCAAGATCAGCTACTGAATGTATTTTGAGTACATGAAATTCTCAGTATAGAAAAGgatgaaataaattgaaaaatgattttattattccTCATAAGTAAGAAAGGGCAAACGGTTGGGTAGCAAGATGACAAAATGGCATTAATTCCTTCCAATCTTGGGATTTTATTGGGTGTGTAGAATTCATAAAGGGTGATAAAGTTACCCAACCAATAAAAGAACACAAAGCAACTTACCAGCAAAAGGATGCTTTGAGTGGCTTTGGTTTCAGGAGATGTCTGGGAGGAGAGGCTCCGGCTATGGACATGCCGGGTTCTCCTATGATGTGTGAAAAGGAGATTCACCATGTAGAGGCTGGTTGACATCATGAGTACCACAAGCAGGAGATCTCGAGTCAATAATATAATGAAAAATGGCAGTGAATTTTCATCCCTAGAATCCCTGGTCTTACAGAAAGCATGAACATAACCCTGGCCAGCATGACTGGCATTGTTCTTGGCTATTACAGTATGAATGATATGAATGTAAATGAGCATGTTGATGACCCAGGAGAAAAAGAATGATGGAAAGATCCATTTAGAGAGTTTAGGTTTCAACCATGCCCACTTAGTGTTACTGGGACTGATGGCTATGGCTTGAAATGTACTCAGAAAAGAGGTAGTACAGATGGAAAGACCCCGGGTAACTCTGTAGATATACAAGATTGCCTTACAACCAGCATCATTGAGAAATCGTCTCACTCCAAAAGATGATGCAATATAAGGTATCAACAAGAAGACAACTGTGAAAACATTGGCCATTGTCAGGTGCATGAAAATGGAATCTATGGGCTTCAGCAGATAACGATGAGCTAAGAAGATGTACACGTAAGACAGGAAGAGCAACGAGTTCCCTATGACGGCGATACAGAACTCAGATGTGAGGAAAATCCCCAAGGTCGTGACACTTGGAAACATGATCAGAATGATGCTTTAGATATTATCAGGTTTGTCTAGGGTACATTGAAAAGAAATGGAATgttcaaaaagaattttaaaaataatttttgatgaAAAATATGCAGATTTACAGTTCAGGAGTAGAGGGAGCTGGTCCAATATCCAATACCTTTGTATTTCATGTCCTGAGATCACATTTTGGAATTGGATGCTGGATTCTTGAGACCCTTACAGGATACAAGGATCTGAGCATCAGGGAGAATTAAATGTAAACACTCTGAATCCTTCAAAGTGAAGCCGGAGGACATGTTGGTCTGTTGAGAGACAAATTTGTATATCATTAGCCATTTTAGTTAGGTATACagtattatattttttctttagttgtGTTTCAAAGCTATAGTATTTCTAAAGtgcatgttacacacacacacacatattatttaGAAAAACATGGACAGTaatgcacatattttatttttttggcaccTCTGCAAAATTCAGGGCTACCAGCAGTGTTCTAAGGTGTTTATTTTAAATGGAAACTTTATGtacttattagagatagagggtgggagagagagagatcaagacagagtgagtgagaatgggcaggccagggccactagccattgcaaatgaactccagatgcatgtgccaccatgtgcatttcgcttatgtaggacctagaggatcaagcctgggtccttaggctttgcaggcatgcatcttaaccactacaccatccgTCCAGCCCGTAAAGCAATTATTGTTAGCGTTCTTAACTTAGTGGAAAGCTGTGGACTTGCACACAGGAAGACAGAGCTGCTACTGAGGATTCCACAGTGTTCAGCACATCTGCACAAAAATGCATCTTCTGTAACAACAGACAGTCATATCTTGATGAGATCCAGTCTCACAGAGATTCCATGTTTCCTCCGGTTGTAAATGTGTAAATTCCAACTTCCAACTTTGCTGTCAAGGCATTCTGTGTGGTTCTTATGTAACTAGAATTAATGAGATTTTCAATATACTTAGAATATAATGATATGGGATTCATGAATAGTGTATAAGATTTTGAGATTTGTGAAATTTATACTAAAATTGATATTATTAAGTTATTGTCTTTTATGCTTTACTATTATTTCCAAGCAAAATCTATCCTTTGCTTGATCTCCTGTTTGTCACCTAACATATAGTCCTTGATTCTTAAATGGAATCTGCAAATTCCAAGGAAGTTTTCTTTATGTAGTTGAAGTCCCTAAGAGCATCTCCATGTATTGATCTGTGTTCTCTTAGTGTGCAACAAATCCCTCCTATACCAAAACTATTCTCATTATGTACTGTGAGTGATCAATAATCTAATTAAATTGGCATGCATCCCACTGGACTATCATTTTTCCATAACTTCCTtcgcttgtgcatctgacttacatgggtcctggaaaattgaaccagggtttctttggctttgcaagcaagcacttaagccGCTAAGTGACCTCTACAGCCCCATACCTTCCTTTATGTAATGTCAAAATGTTTCAAGTGCTGCTttgattgtttttgagacaatgtttGGAAACATATTTTAGGCTATACCAGAATttattatcctcctgcctcaggcttccAGGTTCTGGCTTCATAGTGCTAAAACTCAGTGCTAAAACTCCAAGcccatttgtggttgttgttACTGCATATTAATTCTACAAAATAATAGATTGCATTGTAGAATTTTCACGTATGTGTAcattatattttgatcatatttgtgCCTTTATTACTTCCTTTACCCCTGAAGCCCTGCTCTACTTCCACTTACACACCCAGAACCACCCCTTTTACTTTCATGAAGAGTCCATACAGGAGAGACCAGGGAAAGCTTATGTCTGTGAGTTATATTTACTAAGAAAATGACTTTCAGTTCCATCAATGTGCCTGTAAACAAGATGATTTTTCTTGGGGCTGGTGTGATAGTTCAATGGAGAGGCACTGGCTGGGCAAACAAGAGCGTGCAACAACCTGAGTGTGATCTCCTATCATCTaggttcctgaacaaaacccctgtagctcacaatcttaaacagtcactcaaccaatgggatctcatgaag carries:
- the LOC123454589 gene encoding vomeronasal type-1 receptor 4-like, translating into MFPSVTTLGIFLTSEFCIAVIGNSLLFLSYVYIFLAHRYLLKPIDSIFMHLTMANVFTVVFLLIPYIASSFGVRRFLNDAGCKAILYIYRVTRGLSICTTSFLSTFQAIAISPSNTKWAWLKPKLSKWIFPSFFFSWVINMLIYIHIIHTVIAKNNASHAGQGYVHAFCKTRDSRDENSLPFFIILLTRDLLLVVLMMSTSLYMVNLLFTHHRRTRHVHSRSLSSQTSPETKATQSILLLVSCFVFFYWLGNFITLYEFYTPNKIPRLEGINAILSSCYPTVCPFLLMRNNKIIFQFISSFSILRISCTQNTFSS